In the Rickettsiales bacterium genome, TTTTAGGATAAGACCTCTAGGAGATTCTGATTATGATTGGTTAAAATTGAATGCAAAACGTATCCAAAATCCTTCTTTAAAAATCGGTAGTAATCAGGTAATAGGTTATGTACATATTGAATCAGAGGAAGAATCAAGCTTAGAAGAAAAAAGTGCTCGAGATGGTTTAAAAGATAATATCGCTTATCAGCATCTAATAAACATAACTTGCGAGGTGATAAGTGAATTAGAAAAGAGAAGATATGCTTATAGAAGAAAAGAAGGTCTTTCAAAGCCAAATCAAAAGATTGAGAAAAAACTTGAAGGACTATATGACTATACTAAATTACAAAATTCTATTTCTACATCTTTAAAGAAAGCTGGATTAAGTGATGAAGTACTTGATGAAGTAGAAGGTATTATATCAGAGGAACAACGCAAGAAAAATAAAGACATAGAAGAAATCAAGAAAGCTGTGGCTATATACCAAGGTCAAGCAACGCTAGGCAAAATAATTAATATCATTCTTCACGAAGGAAGGCGACCTTTGAACTATTTTAAAAATCAAGTACCCAATTTAGAATTCTATATTGACTTTTATAAAAACACTCCCAGCGAAGATTTGTCTGATACAATAAAGAGTATAACTTCAGGTATAAGTGATAATTCAGATGTAATAGCAACTCTTTTTAAACGGTTAGATCCTCTATCATCTAGAAAAAGAGAAACTAGATCAGAGTTTAGTTTACTAGAATCTATCAGCGGTGTAGTTGCTGTTTTTGAAAGTGAACTTGAATCTAAAAATATCAAAGTGTGCATAAATTGCGATAAAAGCGTGAATATAAATGGTTGGAAGCAAGATATTTACACGATATTTGCAAACTTACTTGATAACAGTATCTTTTGGATTGAAGAAAAAGAATGTGATACACGTTTTATTAATATAAATGTCAGTAATGATGATACAAATATTGAAATAGACTATACTGACTCTGGTCCTGGAATTGAGCCAATCTTAATTGAAAGTGAAGTTATTTTTGAACCACAATTTACAACAAAAATTAATGGTACAGGTCTAGGCTTAGCAATAGCGGGAGAATCTGCACAAAGAAATGGATTTATTTTAACAGCTTTACAGAGTGATGAAGGTGCTCATTTTAAACTAAGTAATGAATAATGAGGTGAAATTAAGGTGTATAATTTTTTATTAATAGAAGATGCTAAAGATGATATTGATTCTTGTATTGTCACTGAAAAACGAATGAAACTTCAAAATCCAAGTTTGGAATTAGACATAACTGTTAGAGATAATTTTGAAGAAGGGATAGCGGAATTAGAAAAAATTTATGACGGAGTAATAGTTGACATTAATTTAGATGGCGAAAATAGCGGTAACGAGATTATAAAGCGAATAATAAAGCAATATAGAATTCCTGTTGCAGTAATGACAGGAACTCCAGATACAGATTTGGATGAAAAATCACCAATTATGGTATATACAAAGGGAGAAGTTACTTATGAACATATTATCAACTCTTTAATAAAAATGTGCGATACAGGTATGTTTGACGTTATAGGTGGTAGGGGTAAGATTATTGAAGCAATGAATACAATATTTTGGAATAATCTTTATCCTCAAATTCATCTATGGCAAGATAAAAAAGAAAAAGGTGTTGATACAGAAGAAATTCTTTTAAGATATGCAGTTGCACACATACAAGAGTTAGTGGACGCTGAAATACCTGCATACGTAACAGAGGAAATGTATATTAATCCTCCACTAACTAAAAATATTAGAACTGGCTCTATATTAAAATCCAAAGAAAATGAGGCTCTATATATAGTATTATCTCCACCGTGCGATTTAGTGTTGCATTCTGATAAAATGAAAACTGATAGAATAATGCTTTGTGAAATTATAAAAGATAAGCCTATTCTAGAGAAAGCGATTGGTAACGCGTCGACTCCTCACAAAAAAGCTAAAGCTATATCAAAACTACTAAAAAATACTGACGCAGAGTACTTTCATTGGTTACCAAGTAACGCGTTATTTATTGGTGGATATATTAATTTCAGGAACATATTAACTTTTCATCCAGATGAACTAAAAGATAGATTTCATGAGTCTGAGGTTAGAATACAAGAACACTTTGTGAAAAATATATTAAGAAGATTTTCTAGTTTTTATGCAAGACAAGGACAGCCCGACTTTAATTTTGAAAAAGAAGCAGAATATATCGTACATAGATTAGAACAAACCGTAAATTAAGATTCAATGTAAATCTATTTTGCTAACACTAGATTTGATAAGAATGGGGCAAGTGCTTAAGGATTATGCCCCTTTTCAAGGGTATCTTGATATTCCATGATTTTAACCCTTTTATCCTGTTTTTACTAATAAGTATCCTTCACTTTATCAATCATATATTTATTATCCACATCCTCAACAAGCACCTTCATCTGACTAATAGCAATTTTATTAAGTTTCTCTAGTCTCACTCTTTGCTCCATTCCCTCATTTATAAATACAGCATTCAAACTCTCAAGATTAGACAGGCACACTAATTGAGATATATTTGCATAATCTCGTATATTCCCTTTTTTATCAGAATTTTGCTCTCTCCACGTCTTCGCTGTCATTCCAAACAAAGCCATATTAAGCACGTCCGCTTCCGAAGCATAAATGATACTTTTCTGCTTACTGCTTAATTCATCAGGTATTAAGTTTTCCTTTATTGCATCTGTATGTATACGATAATTAATCTTAGCA is a window encoding:
- a CDS encoding ATP-binding protein, with translation MKSQGIYKIRPAGRHVLTIGEDLIQDKYAALVELVKNAYDADSPDVIIRFKKDKNNDNLQIQIEDHGHGMSSDDVVNKWRVPSTSYKLMTRKSPNGRVMQGRKGIGRYAASILGEDLLLETINIDGEKTNLYVEWEEFNRHAYLDEVDVLVENEYTNQSPGTILTINNINCKEDGWDHKQLDKLRFELKKLIPPKTTNTFDDNFKIILIFENYSDLQSEPIEEEITPYPILDLFDYKISGTISADGNAKLQYKNQKIRNDTTEDIELTLGNTFCGKLVVDIRVYDREAVAITQLIQRGLKDENTGQYVSKLQARNLLNSVNGIGVYRNGFRIRPLGDSDYDWLKLNAKRIQNPSLKIGSNQVIGYVHIESEEESSLEEKSARDGLKDNIAYQHLINITCEVISELEKRRYAYRRKEGLSKPNQKIEKKLEGLYDYTKLQNSISTSLKKAGLSDEVLDEVEGIISEEQRKKNKDIEEIKKAVAIYQGQATLGKIINIILHEGRRPLNYFKNQVPNLEFYIDFYKNTPSEDLSDTIKSITSGISDNSDVIATLFKRLDPLSSRKRETRSEFSLLESISGVVAVFESELESKNIKVCINCDKSVNINGWKQDIYTIFANLLDNSIFWIEEKECDTRFININVSNDDTNIEIDYTDSGPGIEPILIESEVIFEPQFTTKINGTGLGLAIAGESAQRNGFILTALQSDEGAHFKLSNE